In Zingiber officinale cultivar Zhangliang chromosome 6A, Zo_v1.1, whole genome shotgun sequence, a single genomic region encodes these proteins:
- the LOC121996567 gene encoding putative pentatricopeptide repeat-containing protein At5g59900: MRSGRAPPLFRPALFLLHRAHSAAPPPPLHRIHEDGGVDEEREEGFVKILRDIVCSHPQTWAAALTSPFIASRLRPRHVERLLLLHLGGESSSVEPRVALRFFNFLGLHLRFSHSPLSYALLAHALIRVGFRWPASSLLQTLASLPDVLPAYAFRSIAEACRLCGALGSTPAFDFLVQSYLQIHRPMGALSVLRLSVVGGVIPEPRTFSDVMHGLAKVRRFNLVIEVFDEVTRCGTSLDVFIFTAAVRALCELRDLNGAKAIIAQMEATGTNSSVVPYNVLIHGLCKNRRVIEAMEVKDSLEGKGLKADDVTYCTLVLGFCKLEELSMASETTNEMIKLGFLPNEAVCSTLVDALRRQDKVEQAFEMVQKLGNFGMIPNLFVYNALINSLCKSGKFEEAELLFAKMKGKGLLPDDVTYSILINSFCKRGKLDEALQMFDKMKSEGLRITLHPYNSLINGHCRSGSLSKANDLFREMIDKKLTPDESTYTSLITGYCREGDLDGASKLHHQMSEKGLSWNTHTFTALISGFCRAKLMVKAAKLFNEMLECSVMPNNVTYNVMIEGYCSIGDTTTAFQLYDQMLERGIAPDNYAYRSLITGLCMSGRVDEAKEFVNDLHNEHRILNEMSCSALLHGLRKEGKIDDAHNVWKEMVGRGVNMDLVCYSVMISGSLKQQDKVRPYSLLKEMVTRGIKPDIMLYTDMIDTYSKLEKFSEAQVVWNGMAAFGCQANVVTYTALINGLCKAGWFDEALTLCKEMLVSGFLPNSLTYGSFLDLLTRKGNIDHAVMLHQVMLSALLANTVTYNLLIRGFSKLGRIQEAVNIVHHMIENNISPDCISYTPLIHEYCKRGHLTEAIELWNEMLRRGLKADTVAYNVLIRGCIINDKITTASTLYDDMIREHVKPNWATYTSLLHGICLMAVKAEQKFLE, from the coding sequence ATGAGATCGGGTCGTGCTCCGCCGCTCTTCCGACCCgctctcttcctcctccaccgCGCCCACTCGgcggcgccgccgccgcctcTCCACCGAATCCACGAAGATGGTGGAGTCGACGAAGAGCGTGAAGAAGGATTTGTTAAGATACTTCGTGACATCGTCTGCTCACACCCTCAGACCTGGGCCGCCGCGCTAACCTCCCCATTCATCGCTTCCCGCCTCCGCCCTCGCCACGTCgagcgcctcctcctcctccatctcGGTGGCGAATCCAGTTCTGTTGAACCACGCGTCGCGCTCCGTTtcttcaacttccttggtctgCACCTTCGCTTCTCGCATTCCCCTCTCTCCTATGCCCTCCTCGCCCACGCTCTCATCCGCGTTGGCTTCCGCTGGCCCGCCTCCTCCCTCCTCCAAACCCTCGCATCGCTCCCCGATGTCCTTCCCGCCTACGCCTTCCGCTCGATAGCCGAGGCCTGCCGCCTCTGCGGAGCCCTCGGCTCCACCCCCGCCTTCGACTTCCTAGTCCAGTCGTACCTTCAGATCCACCGCCCCATGGGCGCTCTCTCCGTTCTCAGGCTATCCGTCGTCGGCGGGGTTATCCCGGAGCCCCGCACCTTCAGCGACGTCATGCACGGGTTGGCTAAGGTTCGGCGATTCAATCTGGTAATCGAAGTGTTCGACGAGGTAACCAGGTGTGGAACCTCTCTTGACGTCTTCATCTTCACCGCAGCGGTGAGAGCCTTGTGCGAACTGAGGGATTTGAATGGCGCTAAAGCAATAATCGCACAGATGGAAGCTACTGGAACAAATTCTAGCGTCGTTCCTTACAATGTGTTGATTCATGGCTTGTGCAAGAACAGAAGGGTCATTGAAGCCATGGAGGTCAAGGACTCATTGGAAGGGAAAGGGTTGAAGGCTGACGACGTGACTTATTGCACCTTGGTGCTCGGATTTTGCAAGTTGGAGGAGTTGAGCATGGCTTCAGAAACGACCAACGAGATGATCAAGTTAGGATTTTTACCAAATGAAGCTGTTTGCTCGACATTGGTAGACGCTTTGAGGAGGCAGGACAAGGTAGAACAGGCTTTTGAAATGGTTCAGAAGCTGGGTAACTTTGGGATGATTCCCAATCTATTTGTCTACAATGCTCTAATCAATTCTTTGTGTAAAAGTGGAAAATTTGAGGAGGCAGAATTGCTTTTCGCAAAGATGAAGGGAAAAGGTTTGCTTCCAGATGATGTCACTTATTCAATATTGATCAATTCTTTCTGCAAAAGGGGTAAACTGGATGAGGCCCTCCAGATGTTTGATAAAATGAAGTCAGAAGGTTTACGTATCACCCTTCACCCTTACAATTCTTTGATTAATGGACACTGTCGATCAGGAAGTTTGAGCAAAGCAAATGATCTCTTCAGGGAGATGATTGATAAAAAATTGACACCGGATGAATCTACTTATACGTCTTTGATCACTGGGTACTGCAGGGAAGGAGATTTGGATGGTGCTTCAAAGCTTCACCACCAGATGTCTGAGAAGGGGTTGTCATGGAATACTCATACTTTCACAGCTCTTATAAGTGGATTTTGTCGTGCTAAATTGATGGTCAAAGCTGCTAAGTTATTCAATGAAATGTTAGAATGTAGTGTGATGCCAAACAATGTGACTTACAATGTCATGATAGAAGGGTATTGTTCGATAGGGGATACAACAACTGCATTCCAGTTATATGATCAGATGTTGGAGAGGGGCATTGCTCCAGACAATTATGCTTACAGGTCCTTGATAACTGGTTTGTGTATGTCAGGTAGAGTGGATGAAGCTAAGGAGTTTGTGAATGATCTGCACAATGAGCATCGTATATTGAATGAGATGAGCTGTAGTGCTCTTCTTCATGGACTTCGCAAGGAAGGTAAAATAGATGATGCCCACAATGTCTGGAAAGAGATGGTGGGAAGGGGGGTAAACATGGACCTTGTCTGCTACAGTGTGATGATCTCTGGATCTCTAAAGCAGCAGGATAAAGTAAGACCATATTCGCTACTCAAAGAGATGGTCACTAGAGGTATTAAGCCTGATATCATGTTATATACAGATATGATTGACACGTATTCAAAATTAGAGAAGTTCTCCGAAGCACAAGTTGTCTGGAATGGGATGGCTGCCTTTGGATGTCAAGCAAATGTTGTGACATATACAGCACTAATAAATGGTTTATGTAAAGCAGGGTGGTTTGATGAAGCACTGACGCTTTGTAAAGAAATGCTAGTTAGTGGTTTTCTTCCTAACAGCCTTACATATGGCTCTTTTCTTGACCTACTtacaagaaaaggaaatatagacCATGCTGTTATGCTGCATCAAGTGATGCTTAGTGCACTTTTAGCGAACACGGTAACATATAACCTTCTAATAAGAGGTTTCAGTAAACTTGGAAGGATTCAGGAAGCTGTTAACATTGTTCATCATATGATAGAAAATAATATCTCTCCTGATTGCATAAGTTATACACCCCTAATTCATGAGTACTGCAAAAGAGGCCATCTAACTGAAGCAATTGAACTCTGGAATGAGATGCTTAGGAGAGGGTTGAAAGCTGATACAGTCGCATATAATGTACTTATCCGTGGTTGCATCATAAACGATAAGATTACTACAGCTTCCACTCTGTATGATGACATGATCAGAGAGCATGTAAAGCCAAATTGGGCAACCTACACTTCCCTTCTCCATGGTATATGCTTGATGGCCGTTAAAGCAGAGCAGAAATTTCTGGAGTAG
- the LOC121994074 gene encoding short-chain dehydrogenase TIC 32 B, chloroplastic-like, producing the protein MGLFRLATGIPGPSGFGSASTAELVTAGVDASHLTAIVTGGASGIGTETARVLALRGACVIIAARNMEAASEAKRLILQSSSSARVDILKLDLSSLKSVKEFADEFLSMDLPLNILINNAGVMFCPFQLSEDGIELQFATNHLGHFLLTNLLLEKMKSTTRETGIEGRIVNLSSIAHTYTYPNGIWFDKLNDKNVYSDKKAYGQSKLANLLHANELSRRLMEEGANITVNSVHPGLIMTNLMRHSFQLIRFLKVFSYIFWKNIPQGAATTCLVALHPSLKGVTGKYFYDCNEELPSKLARDEALARKLWDFSENLVKSVQQ; encoded by the exons ATGGGACTCTTCCGGCTGGCAACGGGCATTCCCGGTCCTAGCGGGTTCGGATCCGCGTCCACAGCCGAGCTGGTCACTGCCGGCGTCGACGCCTCCCACCTCACCGCCATAGTCACCG GAGGAGCCAGTGGGATCGGAACAGAGACTGCGCGAGTTCTTGCGCTCCGAGGAGCTTGTGTGATCATCGCGGCGAGAAACATGGAGGCGGCGAGCGAGGCGAAGAGGCTCATTCTGCAGTCGTCGTCGTCAGCGAGAGTTGACATCTTGAAGCTCGATCTGAGCTCACTGAAGTCAGTCAAAGAGTTTGCAGATGAATTCCTTTCCATGGACCTACCTCTTAATATACTAAT aaACAATGCCGGTGTTATGTTTTGCCCTTTTCAGCTTTCAGAGGATGGAATTGAGCTCCAATTCGCTACAAATCATTTAG gTCATTTTCTATTGACAAACCTTCTTCTTGAGAAAATGAAGAGCACAACAAGAGAAACAGGGATCGAAGGTCGAATTGTGAATCTATCCTCCATTGCTCACACATATACCTACCCAAACGGCATCTGGTTCGACAAGCTCAACGATAAGAATGT CTACTCAGACAAGAAGGCCTATGGACAGTCTAAGTTAGCCAATTTGCTGCATGCAAATGAGCTCTCAAGAAGGCTAATG GAAGAAGGTGCAAATATTACTGTTAATTCAGTTCATCCAGGGTTGATCATGACAAACTTGATGAGGCATTCATTTCAACTAATTA GGTTTTTGAAAGTGTTCAGCTACATCTTTTGGAAGAATATCCCACAG GGAGCAGCTACAACGTGCCTTGTCGCACTACATCCAAGCCTTAAGGGAGTGACAGGGAAGTACTTCTACGACTGCAATGAAGAGTTGCCAAGTAAATTGGCAAGGGATGAAGCATTGGCAAGAAAGCTCTGGGACTTCAGTGAAAACCTAGTTAAGTCAGTTCagcaataa